One stretch of Amycolatopsis tolypomycina DNA includes these proteins:
- a CDS encoding GGDEF domain-containing protein yields MKSPRAVRFAFQPLYSLHTGGVVAHEALARPGRGAVPELLAQARRDGRLAEADLGLAVAAVRQDAENPTSLPLHLNLSARTLAAPPSLYDDLLAALGDAGRRTRDVVLEIGPPFAPLPAGRALGGMRALTELGFRLALDGLGRGDLPLGLLVEAPIDLVKLDRTVLRGLPDEPAAVAVVEALLHYTNRTGTRLVATGVETDAQLDAVRGLGVRIAQGHLLAPPTAAGPAPALLTRGRPTAGAPAPCVGDFLRPATTLPESATCDEVRAVLAAADAPSGVVGVDELNRPRWSVDRTRFLVAVTGPYGHALHAKRPAARLADTPHTIEARAGAMEFLELVTDADWGRTGDDVVVVDELGRCLGVVLVTEVVRGVAEAKVEAAAALNPLTRLPGSDTVARDVARRITIGEPFVAAWLDIDGFKTVNDTAGFAAGDHLIRELGGALTELAAGLRRMRVSHVGGDDFLVVCDVDEIATVAAALLDRTWTAEGLPVTVSLATLVCASDAIGSYQEVSRLLAPLKKRAKAVPGSSWVLSRPGSDRVEVLRGIGSRGLQAAAG; encoded by the coding sequence GTGAAGTCGCCACGCGCGGTCCGCTTCGCCTTCCAGCCGCTGTACAGCCTCCACACCGGAGGCGTCGTGGCGCACGAAGCGCTGGCCAGGCCCGGCCGCGGAGCGGTCCCCGAGCTGCTCGCGCAGGCGCGCCGCGACGGCAGGCTCGCCGAAGCCGACCTCGGGCTCGCGGTCGCCGCCGTCCGGCAGGACGCCGAAAACCCGACGTCGCTGCCCCTGCACCTGAACCTCTCCGCCCGCACCCTGGCCGCGCCGCCGTCGCTGTACGACGACCTCCTCGCCGCGCTCGGCGACGCGGGCCGCCGCACCCGCGACGTCGTCCTCGAGATCGGCCCGCCGTTCGCGCCGCTGCCCGCCGGCCGGGCGCTCGGCGGGATGCGGGCGCTCACCGAGCTCGGCTTCCGGCTCGCGCTCGACGGCCTCGGGCGCGGCGACCTGCCGCTGGGCCTGCTCGTCGAGGCGCCGATCGACCTGGTGAAGCTCGACCGGACCGTGCTGCGCGGGCTGCCGGACGAACCGGCCGCCGTCGCCGTGGTCGAGGCGCTGCTGCACTACACGAACCGCACCGGCACCCGGCTCGTCGCGACCGGCGTGGAGACCGACGCGCAGCTCGACGCCGTCCGCGGCCTCGGCGTCCGGATCGCCCAGGGGCACCTCCTCGCCCCGCCGACCGCGGCCGGTCCCGCGCCGGCCCTGCTCACCCGCGGCCGCCCCACGGCCGGGGCACCGGCGCCGTGCGTCGGCGACTTCCTCCGCCCGGCGACGACGCTGCCGGAGTCGGCGACCTGCGACGAGGTCCGCGCGGTGCTGGCGGCGGCCGACGCGCCGAGCGGCGTGGTCGGGGTGGACGAGCTGAACCGGCCGCGCTGGTCGGTCGACCGGACCCGGTTCCTGGTGGCCGTCACCGGCCCGTACGGGCACGCGCTGCACGCGAAGCGCCCCGCGGCCCGGCTCGCCGACACCCCGCACACGATCGAGGCCCGCGCGGGCGCGATGGAGTTCCTCGAGCTGGTCACCGACGCCGACTGGGGTCGCACCGGCGACGACGTGGTCGTGGTCGACGAGCTCGGCCGCTGCCTCGGCGTGGTGCTGGTGACCGAGGTGGTCCGCGGCGTGGCGGAGGCGAAGGTCGAAGCGGCGGCGGCACTGAACCCGCTGACGCGGCTGCCGGGCAGCGACACGGTCGCCCGCGACGTCGCCCGCCGCATCACGATCGGCGAGCCGTTCGTGGCGGCGTGGCTGGACATCGACGGCTTCAAGACGGTCAACGACACGGCGGGCTTCGCGGCGGGCGACCACCTGATCCGCGAGCTGGGCGGGGCATTGACGGAGCTGGCGGCCGGCCTGCGCCGGATGCGGGTGAGCCACGTGGGCGGCGACGACTTCCTGGTGGTCTGCGACGTCGACGAGATCGCGACGGTGGCGGCGGCGCTGCTGGACCGGACGTGGACGGCGGAGGGCCTGCCGGTGACGGTGTCGCTGGCGACGTTGGTGTGCGCGAGCGACGCGATCGGTTCGTACCAGGAGGTTTCGCGGCTGCTGGCGCCGTTGAAGAAGCGCGCGAAGGCGGTGCCGGGGTCGAGCTGGGTGCTGAGCCGCCCGGGCTCGGACCGCGTGGAAGTGCTGCGCGGCATCGGATCCCGGGGCTTGCAGGCGGCCGCGGGTTAG
- a CDS encoding PASTA domain-containing protein, giving the protein MVTTLAALALATASCGAPPGEPGTSTSTSTATATSAPAKLIKVPDVSGMNHQDAQNAMQRAGLYNLREVDGTGQGRALVIDRNWRQTAQDPPPGTEVPADAVITLTAVKYDDR; this is encoded by the coding sequence ATGGTCACGACCCTGGCCGCACTCGCCCTCGCCACGGCCTCGTGCGGAGCCCCGCCGGGCGAGCCCGGCACGTCGACGTCGACGTCGACGGCGACGGCGACCTCGGCTCCGGCGAAGCTGATCAAGGTCCCGGACGTCTCGGGCATGAACCACCAGGACGCCCAGAACGCGATGCAGCGCGCCGGGCTCTACAACCTGCGCGAGGTCGACGGCACCGGCCAGGGCCGGGCCCTGGTGATCGACCGCAACTGGCGCCAGACGGCCCAGGACCCGCCGCCCGGCACCGAGGTCCCGGCCGACGCGGTGATCACCCTGACGGCGGTCAAGTACGACGACCGTTAG
- a CDS encoding TetR/AcrR family transcriptional regulator: MTIPEGARRRYASPVREERARRTRAHVVATAGKLFAARGYAGTSMRQIAAEAGVSLETVTQTGRKPQLLLAAFRDGFAGDPDALNLDAVAGPAGPADLPPVVSRVAAGLRGSLPIWRAFTTAAAADAEVAAVRAELAVVRRADIAARLVASGMADGGEIGRLADAIGLLMSHEAYDHLTAVCGWTHEEYVAWAAKAVPAQLTLDWR, encoded by the coding sequence ATGACGATACCCGAAGGTGCGCGGCGCCGGTACGCATCGCCGGTACGCGAGGAACGCGCGCGGCGCACCCGTGCCCACGTGGTGGCGACGGCGGGGAAGCTGTTCGCCGCGCGGGGCTACGCGGGCACGAGCATGCGGCAGATCGCGGCGGAGGCGGGCGTGAGCCTGGAGACGGTGACGCAGACGGGCCGCAAGCCCCAGCTGCTGCTGGCGGCGTTCCGCGACGGCTTCGCGGGCGACCCGGACGCGCTGAACCTGGACGCCGTGGCGGGCCCGGCAGGCCCGGCGGACCTGCCGCCGGTGGTGTCCCGGGTGGCGGCGGGGCTGCGCGGATCGCTGCCGATCTGGCGCGCCTTCACGACGGCGGCCGCGGCGGACGCGGAGGTGGCGGCGGTCCGCGCGGAGCTGGCGGTGGTGCGCCGCGCGGACATCGCCGCACGCCTGGTGGCGTCGGGCATGGCCGACGGCGGCGAGATCGGGAGGCTGGCGGACGCGATCGGGCTGCTCATGTCGCACGAGGCGTACGACCACCTGACGGCGGTGTGCGGCTGGACGCACGAGGAGTACGTGGCATGGGCCGCGAAGGCGGTCCCGGCCCAGCTGACGCTCGACTGGCGCTGA
- a CDS encoding ArsR/SmtB family transcription factor, with protein sequence MHAFDVLGDPVRRRILELLADGEQAAGAVTEVIRAEFGISQPAVSQHLKVLRDNGFAVVRQDGTRRLYAVGHAPLRDVDGWLDRFRRSWTPPLDALATEIARGKRERRLDQGESP encoded by the coding sequence GTGCACGCGTTCGACGTCCTCGGCGACCCGGTCCGCCGCCGGATCCTCGAGCTGCTGGCCGACGGCGAACAGGCCGCCGGCGCGGTGACCGAGGTGATCCGGGCCGAGTTCGGCATCTCGCAGCCGGCGGTGTCGCAGCACCTGAAGGTGTTGCGGGACAATGGGTTCGCAGTCGTCCGCCAAGACGGGACGAGACGGCTGTACGCGGTCGGCCACGCGCCGCTGCGGGACGTCGACGGCTGGCTCGACCGGTTCCGCCGGTCCTGGACGCCGCCGCTGGACGCGCTGGCCACCGAAATCGCCCGCGGCAAGCGCGAGCGCCGTCTCGACCAAGGAGAATCCCCGTGA
- a CDS encoding SRPBCC family protein → MIDVSHQISAVRRTVGRRVLEAGDARVMTISQVYDTDVDDMWDAVTNPERIPRWFLPVSGELRVGGKYQLEGNAGGTVERCDPPKSFAATWEMHGGVSWIEVRLTPEGDGTRFELEHVAHVDDHWDQFGPGAVGIGWDMALTALVRHLAADPSYVVDPAEAMAWMASPEGVSFVTAAGEAWYAAHVDGGEDEAVARAQADRCLAAYTAQPEA, encoded by the coding sequence GTGATCGACGTCAGCCACCAGATCAGCGCCGTCCGCCGGACGGTCGGCCGGCGCGTGCTCGAAGCGGGCGACGCGCGCGTCATGACGATCAGCCAGGTCTACGACACCGACGTCGACGACATGTGGGACGCGGTGACGAACCCCGAGCGCATCCCGCGCTGGTTCCTGCCGGTGTCCGGCGAGCTGCGCGTCGGCGGGAAGTACCAGCTGGAGGGCAACGCGGGCGGCACGGTCGAGCGCTGCGACCCGCCGAAGAGCTTCGCGGCGACGTGGGAGATGCACGGCGGGGTGAGCTGGATCGAGGTCCGCCTGACGCCGGAGGGCGACGGCACCCGGTTCGAGCTGGAGCACGTCGCGCACGTCGACGACCACTGGGACCAGTTCGGCCCGGGCGCGGTCGGCATCGGCTGGGACATGGCGCTGACGGCACTGGTCCGGCACCTGGCGGCGGACCCGTCGTACGTCGTCGACCCGGCCGAGGCGATGGCCTGGATGGCGTCCCCGGAGGGCGTCTCGTTCGTCACGGCGGCGGGGGAGGCCTGGTACGCGGCGCACGTCGACGGCGGGGAGGACGAAGCCGTGGCCCGCGCCCAGGCCGACCGCTGCCTGGCCGCCTACACCGCCCAGCCGGAGGCCTAA